One window from the genome of Synechococcus sp. PROS-7-1 encodes:
- a CDS encoding DUF561 domain-containing protein, producing MTRLSLLPAALRRSLDQRSTLKVIAGLMNFDAASVARVSRAAGLGGADLIDVACDPELVALALEVSGGVPVCVSSVEPEQFPAAVAAGAAMVEIGNYDAFYPQGRIFGAEEVLELTRRTRALLPEVVMSVTVPHTLPMDQQELLAVDLVAAGADLIQTEGGTSAKPFSAGSLGLIEKAAPTLAAAHSISAALQQAGLHAPVLCASGLSAVTLPMAIAAGASGVGVGSAVNRLSDELAMVAVVRSLREALSASTVTSRV from the coding sequence ATGACTCGCCTTTCACTGCTGCCTGCCGCTCTTCGCCGCAGCCTGGACCAGCGGTCCACGCTCAAGGTGATCGCTGGCCTGATGAACTTCGATGCGGCCTCGGTGGCACGCGTGTCCCGCGCCGCGGGGCTGGGCGGGGCCGATCTGATTGATGTGGCCTGTGACCCTGAGCTGGTGGCGCTGGCGCTGGAAGTCTCCGGTGGTGTGCCGGTGTGCGTGTCGTCGGTGGAGCCCGAGCAGTTCCCGGCAGCCGTGGCTGCCGGCGCGGCGATGGTGGAGATCGGCAATTACGACGCCTTCTATCCCCAGGGCCGGATTTTCGGTGCCGAGGAGGTGCTGGAGCTCACCCGCCGCACCCGCGCCCTGCTTCCCGAGGTGGTGATGAGCGTGACGGTGCCCCACACCCTGCCGATGGACCAGCAGGAGCTGCTGGCGGTGGACCTGGTGGCCGCTGGCGCTGATCTGATCCAAACCGAAGGCGGCACCAGCGCCAAGCCCTTCAGTGCCGGCAGCCTCGGCCTGATCGAAAAGGCCGCCCCCACCCTGGCCGCTGCCCACAGCATCAGCGCCGCCTTGCAGCAGGCCGGTCTGCATGCGCCGGTGCTCTGCGCCTCCGGTCTGTCGGCCGTCACCCTGCCCATGGCCATCGCCGCTGGTGCTTCCGGCGTGGGTGTGGGCTCGGCGGTGAATCGGCTCAGTGATGAGCTGGCGATGGTGGCCGTGGTGCGCAGCCTGCGTGAGGCGCTCAGCGCCAGCACCGTGACCAGCCGCGTGTGA
- a CDS encoding ribonuclease J: protein MTASTATAKQPCLRVIPLGGLHEIGKNTCVFEYGDDLMLVDAGLAFPSDGMHGVNVVLPDTSFLRENQQRIRGMIVTHGHEDHIGGIAHHLKHFNIPVIYGPRLALSMLTGKMDEAGVTDRTTLQTVGPRDVVKVGQHFSVEFIRNTHSMADSFSLAISTPVGTIIFTGDFKFDHTPVDGEHFDLARLAHHGDQGVLCLFSDSTNAEVPGFCPPERSVFANLDRHMADAEGRVIVTTFASSIHRVSMILELALKNGRKVGLLGRSMLNVIAKARELGYMRAPDELFVPIKQINDVPDRETLLLMTGSQGEPLAALSRISRGDHPQVKVKSSDTIIFSASPIPGNTISVVNTIDRLMMLGAKVVYGKGEGIHVSGHGFQEDQKLMLALTRPKFFVPVHGEHRMLVRHARTGHSMGVPEDNTLIIDNGDVVELTPDSLRKGDPVKAGIELLDQSRNGIVDARVLKERQQLAEDGIVTILAAISTDGAMVAPPRVNLRGVVTTADARKMSLWTEREINWVLENRWKQLTRNTGGKAPEVDWMGVQREVEVGLSRRMRRELQVEPLILCLVQPAPGGTPVYKGRADAEPDNRPAPRGRGGRHGGGGHGGGGRNGGGGGGGRYRDAAPARVAKPAAASPTPASAPASAAPASAPAPTPAAAATAAPTASAVDQEMPAGRTRRRRSAAA from the coding sequence ATGACCGCCTCCACCGCCACTGCCAAGCAACCCTGCCTTCGCGTGATTCCGCTCGGGGGTCTGCATGAGATCGGCAAGAACACCTGCGTGTTCGAGTACGGCGATGACCTGATGCTGGTGGATGCCGGCCTCGCCTTCCCCAGCGACGGCATGCACGGTGTGAACGTGGTACTGCCGGACACGAGCTTTCTGCGCGAGAACCAGCAACGCATCCGCGGCATGATCGTCACCCACGGTCACGAAGACCACATCGGTGGCATCGCGCACCACCTCAAGCACTTCAACATCCCGGTGATTTACGGCCCGCGCCTGGCGCTGTCGATGCTCACCGGAAAAATGGACGAGGCAGGCGTCACCGACCGCACCACCCTGCAGACCGTGGGCCCGCGCGATGTGGTGAAAGTGGGCCAGCACTTCTCCGTGGAGTTCATCCGCAACACCCACTCCATGGCCGACAGCTTCTCGCTGGCGATCAGCACCCCGGTGGGCACGATCATCTTCACGGGTGACTTCAAGTTCGATCACACCCCGGTGGATGGGGAGCACTTCGACCTGGCGCGCCTGGCTCACCACGGAGATCAGGGAGTGCTCTGTTTGTTCAGCGATTCCACCAACGCTGAAGTTCCCGGCTTCTGCCCTCCGGAACGCTCCGTGTTCGCCAACCTCGATCGCCACATGGCCGATGCTGAGGGTCGGGTGATCGTGACCACCTTCGCCAGTTCGATTCACCGGGTGTCGATGATTCTTGAGCTTGCGCTCAAGAACGGCCGCAAGGTGGGTCTGCTGGGCCGCTCGATGCTGAATGTGATCGCCAAGGCCCGCGAGCTGGGCTACATGCGGGCCCCCGATGAGCTGTTTGTGCCGATCAAGCAGATCAACGATGTGCCCGACCGGGAAACCCTGCTGCTGATGACCGGCAGCCAGGGTGAGCCTCTCGCTGCCCTCAGCCGGATTTCCCGCGGCGATCACCCCCAGGTGAAGGTGAAGAGCTCCGACACGATCATTTTCTCGGCTAGCCCCATTCCTGGAAACACCATCTCGGTGGTGAACACCATCGACCGGCTGATGATGCTGGGCGCCAAGGTGGTGTACGGCAAAGGCGAGGGCATCCACGTGTCCGGCCACGGCTTCCAGGAAGACCAGAAGCTGATGCTGGCGCTCACCCGTCCGAAGTTCTTCGTACCCGTGCACGGGGAGCACCGCATGCTGGTGCGTCATGCCCGCACCGGTCATTCCATGGGCGTGCCGGAAGACAACACTTTGATCATCGACAACGGTGATGTGGTGGAACTCACGCCAGATTCCCTGCGCAAGGGCGATCCGGTGAAGGCCGGCATCGAGCTCCTCGACCAGTCGCGCAATGGCATCGTCGATGCCCGGGTGCTCAAGGAGCGTCAGCAGCTCGCTGAAGACGGCATCGTCACAATCCTGGCGGCGATCAGCACCGATGGGGCGATGGTGGCCCCCCCTCGGGTGAATCTGCGCGGTGTGGTGACCACCGCCGATGCCCGCAAGATGTCGCTGTGGACCGAGCGTGAAATCAACTGGGTGCTGGAGAACCGCTGGAAGCAGCTCACCCGCAACACCGGCGGCAAGGCGCCCGAGGTGGACTGGATGGGCGTGCAGCGTGAGGTGGAGGTGGGTCTCAGCCGCCGCATGCGCCGTGAACTGCAGGTGGAACCCCTGATTCTCTGCCTGGTGCAGCCGGCTCCTGGTGGCACGCCGGTCTACAAGGGCCGGGCCGACGCTGAGCCCGACAACCGTCCGGCACCTCGCGGCCGCGGCGGTCGCCACGGTGGCGGTGGCCATGGTGGTGGTGGCCGCAACGGCGGTGGTGGCGGTGGTGGCCGGTACCGCGATGCAGCCCCCGCCCGGGTGGCCAAGCCCGCCGCTGCCTCCCCAACACCTGCATCCGCGCCAGCGTCCGCTGCTCCTGCGTCCGCTCCTGCCCCAACGCCAGCGGCGGCTGCAACAGCAGCCCCAACGGCCTCAGCCGTCGATCAGGAGATGCCAGCGGGCCGCACCCGCCGCCGCCGCTCTGCAGCGGCCTGA
- a CDS encoding phage holin family protein, which yields MGTLAWLLQWPVRAVVLLVVAALPLGVEVANFGTALWAAVLIGLLGTLLILPLKLLLGPVWLVTSLGGLIFPVSFLFNWLIATILFALASRLIDGFTLKRGFFSALLGAGVYSLIGTVAVRALLGPGA from the coding sequence ATGGGAACCCTTGCCTGGCTGCTGCAATGGCCCGTCCGAGCGGTGGTGCTGCTGGTGGTGGCGGCCCTGCCTCTCGGGGTTGAGGTGGCCAATTTCGGCACAGCGTTGTGGGCCGCCGTGCTGATCGGTTTGCTGGGCACGTTGCTGATCCTGCCCTTGAAACTGCTGTTGGGGCCGGTGTGGCTGGTGACGTCCTTGGGCGGTTTGATCTTCCCGGTGTCGTTCCTGTTCAACTGGTTGATTGCCACGATCCTGTTTGCCCTGGCGAGTCGGCTGATCGATGGGTTCACGCTTAAGCGCGGGTTCTTCAGTGCCCTGCTCGGCGCTGGGGTGTACAGCCTGATCGGCACTGTGGCGGTGCGTGCTCTGTTGGGGCCTGGTGCGTAG
- the uvrB gene encoding excinuclease ABC subunit UvrB, which translates to MPAFDLTAPYTPKGDQPTAIKQLVAGVNGGERYQTLLGATGTGKTFTMANVIAQTGRPALVLAHNKTLAAQLCNELREFFPHNAVEYFISYYDYYQPEAYVPVSDTYIAKTASINEEIDMLRHSATRSLFERRDVIVVASISCIYGLGIPSEYLKAAVKFEVGETLNIRGQLRELVNNQYSRNDTEIARGRFRMKGDVLEIGPAYEDRLVRVELFGDEVEAIRYVDPTTGEILQSLETINIYPAKHFVTPKDRLDTAVQAIRSELNERLDFLNTEGKLLEAQRLEQRTKYDLEMLGQVGYCNGVENYARHLAGREPGSAPECLIDYFPDDWLLIVDESHVTCSQLQAMYNGDQARKKVLIDHGFRLPSAADNRPLKGEEFWTKAHQTVFVSATPGNWELEVSGDEVAQQVIRPTGVLDPIVEVRPTTGQVDDLLGEIRDRAAKNQRVLVTTLTKRMAEDLTDYLAENEVRVRYLHSEIHSIERIEIIQDLRLGEYDVLVGVNLLREGLDLPEVSLVAILDADKEGFLRAERSLIQTIGRAARHVEGVALLYGDNLTDSMAKAISETERRRTIQQAYNEKHGIVPTAAGKKASNSILSFLELSRKLKTDGPDADLVQVAGKAVEALEDDADGMALDALPELIDQLELKMKEAAKKLDFEEAANLRDRIKQLRQKLVGSH; encoded by the coding sequence ATGCCCGCCTTCGACCTCACTGCTCCCTACACACCCAAGGGTGATCAGCCGACGGCGATCAAGCAGTTGGTGGCGGGGGTGAATGGCGGTGAGCGGTATCAGACTCTGCTGGGCGCCACGGGCACGGGCAAGACGTTCACGATGGCCAACGTGATCGCCCAGACCGGTCGGCCGGCACTGGTGTTGGCCCATAACAAAACCCTGGCGGCCCAGCTCTGCAATGAGTTGCGGGAGTTCTTCCCGCACAACGCCGTCGAATACTTCATCTCCTACTACGACTACTACCAGCCGGAGGCCTACGTTCCGGTGAGCGATACCTACATCGCCAAAACAGCGTCGATCAATGAAGAGATCGACATGCTGCGCCACTCGGCGACGCGCTCGTTGTTTGAACGGCGCGATGTGATCGTGGTGGCTTCGATCAGCTGCATCTACGGCCTCGGCATCCCGAGCGAATACCTCAAGGCTGCGGTGAAGTTTGAGGTGGGGGAGACGTTAAACATCCGCGGTCAGTTGCGGGAGCTGGTGAACAACCAGTACAGCCGCAATGACACCGAGATTGCCCGCGGTCGCTTCCGCATGAAGGGCGATGTGCTGGAGATCGGCCCCGCCTATGAAGACCGGCTGGTGCGGGTGGAGCTGTTCGGCGATGAGGTGGAAGCGATCCGCTACGTGGACCCCACCACCGGCGAGATCCTGCAGAGCCTGGAGACGATCAACATTTATCCGGCCAAACACTTCGTGACCCCCAAAGACCGCTTGGACACGGCGGTGCAGGCGATCCGCTCGGAGCTCAATGAACGGCTGGATTTTTTAAATACCGAAGGCAAGTTGCTGGAGGCACAACGACTGGAGCAGCGCACCAAGTACGACCTGGAGATGCTGGGACAGGTGGGCTACTGCAACGGAGTGGAGAACTACGCCCGCCATCTGGCCGGACGTGAGCCGGGTTCAGCGCCGGAATGCCTGATTGATTACTTCCCCGACGATTGGCTGCTGATCGTGGATGAGAGCCATGTGACCTGCTCCCAGCTGCAAGCGATGTACAACGGCGACCAGGCCCGCAAGAAGGTGTTAATCGACCATGGCTTCCGCTTGCCCAGCGCAGCGGACAACAGGCCGTTGAAGGGAGAGGAGTTCTGGACCAAAGCCCACCAGACCGTGTTTGTGAGCGCCACACCGGGGAACTGGGAGCTAGAGGTGAGCGGCGACGAGGTAGCCCAGCAGGTGATCCGCCCGACTGGGGTGCTCGATCCGATCGTGGAGGTGCGGCCGACGACGGGGCAGGTGGATGATCTGCTGGGTGAAATCCGCGACCGAGCGGCCAAGAATCAGCGGGTGCTGGTCACCACCCTCACCAAGCGGATGGCGGAAGACCTCACCGATTACCTGGCGGAGAACGAGGTGCGGGTGCGCTATTTGCACTCAGAGATTCATTCGATCGAGCGCATCGAGATCATCCAGGACCTGCGGCTGGGTGAATACGACGTACTGGTGGGGGTGAACCTGCTGCGGGAGGGTTTGGACCTCCCGGAAGTGAGCCTGGTGGCGATTCTGGATGCGGATAAAGAGGGTTTTTTGCGGGCGGAACGGTCGTTGATTCAGACCATCGGCCGGGCGGCGCGCCATGTGGAGGGTGTGGCGTTGCTCTATGGCGACAACCTCACCGATTCGATGGCCAAGGCGATCAGCGAAACCGAGCGCCGACGCACGATCCAGCAGGCCTATAACGAGAAGCACGGCATTGTGCCGACGGCTGCGGGCAAGAAAGCCAGCAATTCGATCCTGAGCTTCCTTGAACTGAGCCGCAAGCTCAAAACCGACGGACCCGATGCCGATCTGGTGCAGGTGGCCGGTAAGGCGGTGGAGGCCCTGGAGGACGATGCCGATGGCATGGCTCTGGATGCCTTGCCGGAGCTGATCGATCAGCTGGAGCTGAAGATGAAGGAGGCGGCCAAGAAGCTCGATTTCGAGGAAGCGGCCAACCTGCGCGACCGCATCAAGCAGCTGCGCCAGAAGCTGGTTGGGTCGCACTAG
- the tilS gene encoding tRNA lysidine(34) synthetase TilS yields the protein MTASEPWLHWHDRLHRQLLQTPTLLPQGTTLLLALSGGQDSMALLGLLRDLQKHHYWTLRLWHGDHGWHPGSAAVAEALAQWCDQQALPLRVSRSTAAITGSEAAARTWRYSELSRYAQQLNQAGAAGNACTVLTAHTASDRAETLLMQLSRGTDLAGLGSLRQSRPLQADANEGPRLVRPLLDFTRDETASICQDLHLPVWHDPSNSDPRIERNRIRQEVLPVLESLHAGCSRRMALLSERISQVHDSQNALVDLSLQSLQTPGNGLQRPALQALALDPRRTLLQRWLQQQGVQPLNARQLEELSRAIGPQQPPGERHLAGGHRLHWCRDWVQLDHRG from the coding sequence ATGACCGCCAGCGAGCCCTGGCTGCACTGGCACGACCGGCTGCATCGCCAGCTGCTGCAGACGCCCACCCTGCTGCCCCAGGGCACCACCCTGCTGCTGGCGCTGTCCGGCGGGCAGGACTCCATGGCCCTGCTGGGGCTGCTGCGCGATCTGCAAAAGCACCACTACTGGACCCTGCGGCTCTGGCATGGCGACCACGGCTGGCATCCAGGCTCAGCCGCCGTTGCTGAAGCCCTGGCCCAATGGTGTGACCAGCAAGCTCTGCCTCTGCGGGTGAGCCGCAGCACGGCTGCGATCACCGGCAGTGAAGCCGCAGCACGCACCTGGCGCTACAGCGAACTCAGTCGGTACGCCCAGCAGCTGAATCAGGCCGGCGCAGCAGGCAACGCCTGCACGGTGCTCACCGCCCACACCGCCAGCGACCGGGCCGAGACCCTGCTGATGCAGCTCAGCCGCGGCACGGATCTGGCGGGCCTGGGCAGCCTGCGCCAGAGCCGGCCCTTGCAGGCCGATGCCAACGAGGGCCCCCGGCTGGTGAGGCCCCTGCTCGATTTCACCAGGGATGAAACTGCCTCGATCTGCCAAGACCTGCATTTGCCGGTCTGGCACGACCCCAGCAACAGCGATCCGCGCATCGAACGCAACCGCATCCGTCAGGAGGTGCTGCCCGTGCTCGAGTCCCTTCATGCCGGTTGCAGCCGGCGCATGGCCCTGCTCAGCGAACGGATCTCCCAGGTGCACGACAGCCAAAACGCCCTAGTGGATCTGAGCCTGCAGAGCCTCCAAACGCCCGGCAACGGGCTGCAACGCCCTGCTTTGCAAGCTCTGGCTCTGGATCCCAGGCGCACCCTGCTGCAACGCTGGCTGCAGCAACAGGGTGTCCAGCCCCTAAACGCCCGCCAGCTGGAAGAGCTCAGCCGCGCCATCGGCCCCCAGCAACCGCCTGGAGAACGTCACCTGGCCGGAGGCCATCGCCTCCACTGGTGCCGGGACTGGGTACAACTAGACCACAGGGGCTGA
- a CDS encoding glycosyltransferase family 2 protein, translating to MQILIPIAGYSAFFPKEEFYFPKPLIEVSGSPMIEVVVKQLQVQFKDASFIFVIDQDDARTFSLDRTLRLLTNKDTKIIEKAGATSGALCSCLLGIDALDDKKPLIIVNGDQLIEGELQDTVNKFVASNCSAGVLTFESLHPRWSYVVESKDGEVEQACEKKVASRNAIAGFYYFKKASIFCDAAKKAILNNAQTDGMYFISSTINEVILTGEHVIHQRINSQRFHSFYSPSKIAEFEKQVNAKVLGSNPKNKKVVNLIIPAAGEGSRFAKEGWKKPKPFIDVEGRLMVERVIDNVTPNDAEVTILLRQDHLSAHPEVASKLNKSGHQITSVSQLTEGTASTVLLARKIYDNDNPMIVANSDQLVQFDINNFIRDCFERKLDGSILVFRDPSMNPKWSFARVNESGLVTEVAEKEPISNLATIGIYLFSKGKDFIVAALDMILANDRVNGEFYTCPVYNYMIKNGARIGIYEVPMNSMSGLGTPDDLSGYLLKRGSSPSLDAPDK from the coding sequence ATGCAGATTCTCATACCTATTGCTGGTTATTCGGCTTTTTTCCCAAAGGAAGAATTTTATTTCCCAAAGCCACTTATCGAGGTTTCGGGAAGTCCAATGATTGAAGTTGTGGTTAAACAACTCCAAGTTCAATTCAAGGATGCGTCCTTTATTTTTGTTATTGATCAAGATGATGCCCGCACTTTCTCTCTAGATCGTACCCTTAGGCTTCTTACAAACAAGGATACAAAAATAATAGAAAAAGCTGGCGCCACTTCTGGTGCGCTCTGCTCTTGCTTATTAGGAATTGATGCGCTGGATGATAAAAAACCCTTAATTATAGTCAATGGAGATCAGTTAATTGAAGGCGAATTGCAAGATACTGTTAATAAATTTGTTGCCAGTAATTGCTCGGCCGGAGTGCTTACATTCGAGTCTCTTCATCCTAGATGGTCCTATGTTGTAGAAAGTAAAGATGGAGAAGTTGAGCAAGCCTGTGAAAAGAAAGTTGCTTCACGTAATGCCATTGCTGGTTTCTACTACTTCAAGAAGGCTTCCATTTTCTGTGACGCGGCAAAAAAAGCTATTTTAAATAATGCCCAAACGGATGGAATGTACTTTATTTCTTCAACGATTAATGAAGTTATTCTTACAGGTGAACATGTTATTCATCAACGCATTAATAGTCAGAGATTTCATTCTTTTTACTCTCCTTCTAAAATAGCAGAATTTGAGAAGCAAGTCAATGCAAAGGTGCTAGGAAGTAATCCCAAAAACAAAAAAGTAGTCAATTTAATAATTCCAGCAGCTGGCGAAGGAAGTAGATTTGCCAAAGAAGGATGGAAAAAGCCAAAACCATTCATTGATGTTGAAGGTCGTTTAATGGTTGAGCGAGTCATTGATAATGTCACCCCAAATGATGCTGAAGTCACAATACTTCTTCGGCAAGATCATCTTAGTGCTCACCCAGAAGTTGCTTCTAAGCTAAACAAAAGTGGCCATCAAATTACTTCTGTATCCCAACTAACAGAGGGTACGGCCTCAACTGTATTACTAGCGAGAAAGATTTACGACAATGATAATCCAATGATTGTGGCAAATTCAGATCAATTAGTCCAGTTTGATATCAATAATTTTATAAGAGATTGCTTTGAGCGCAAGCTAGATGGTTCTATTTTGGTTTTTCGTGATCCATCTATGAACCCCAAGTGGTCATTTGCCAGAGTTAATGAGAGTGGCTTGGTAACCGAAGTTGCTGAAAAAGAACCAATTTCAAATTTAGCAACAATTGGAATTTATCTATTTTCAAAGGGTAAAGATTTTATAGTTGCAGCATTAGACATGATATTGGCGAACGATCGTGTAAATGGTGAATTTTATACATGCCCTGTTTACAACTATATGATTAAAAATGGTGCCCGAATTGGCATTTATGAAGTGCCCATGAATTCTATGTCAGGTCTAGGAACTCCTGACGATCTGAGCGGATATCTACTAAAACGTGGTTCCTCACCATCGCTTGATGCTCCGGATAAGTAA
- a CDS encoding aspartate-semialdehyde dehydrogenase, with the protein MSTAASLPNRPLTVAILGASGAVGQELLQLLQERHFPVKELRLLASARSAGSRCTWNGQDLTVLEVSESAFAGVDLVLASAGGSVSRQWRDAIVAAGAVMVDNSSAFRMDDEVPLVVPEVNPEEAFKHRGVIANPNCTTILLTLALAPLAARRALRRVVVSTYQSASGAGAQAMEELKTHSHQVLAGTTPTPAVLPHSLAFNLFLHNSPLQSNSYCEEEMKMVNETRKIMGLPDLRFTATCVRVPVLRAHSEAVNVEFDAPFPVQEARDLLAAAPGVQLMEDPAANRFPMPTDVAGRDPVMVGRVREDISEPKALEFWLCGDQIRKGAALNAIQIAELLLPA; encoded by the coding sequence TTGTCCACTGCCGCCTCACTGCCGAATCGACCTCTCACGGTGGCCATTCTTGGTGCTAGCGGGGCTGTGGGGCAGGAACTGCTGCAACTCCTGCAGGAGCGCCATTTCCCCGTCAAGGAACTTCGCCTGTTGGCCTCAGCCCGCTCCGCAGGAAGCCGTTGCACCTGGAACGGCCAAGATCTGACGGTTCTGGAGGTGAGCGAGTCTGCGTTTGCGGGTGTGGATCTGGTGCTGGCCTCCGCCGGGGGCTCTGTGTCACGGCAGTGGCGCGATGCGATCGTGGCCGCAGGCGCTGTGATGGTGGACAACTCCAGTGCCTTCCGCATGGATGACGAGGTCCCCCTGGTGGTGCCTGAAGTGAACCCGGAGGAGGCGTTCAAGCATCGCGGTGTGATCGCCAATCCCAACTGCACCACGATCCTGCTCACTCTGGCTTTGGCCCCTTTGGCGGCCCGACGGGCGCTGCGTCGCGTGGTGGTGAGCACGTACCAATCCGCCAGTGGTGCAGGCGCCCAGGCCATGGAAGAGCTGAAGACGCATTCCCATCAAGTGCTCGCTGGGACGACACCCACTCCTGCGGTGCTTCCCCATTCCCTTGCTTTCAACCTGTTTCTTCACAATTCACCGCTGCAGTCGAACAGCTACTGCGAGGAAGAGATGAAGATGGTGAACGAGACCCGCAAGATCATGGGATTGCCGGATCTGCGCTTTACGGCCACCTGTGTGCGCGTGCCTGTGCTTCGGGCCCATTCTGAGGCCGTGAATGTGGAGTTCGATGCCCCTTTCCCTGTTCAGGAAGCCCGAGATCTGCTCGCTGCAGCTCCGGGGGTGCAGCTGATGGAAGACCCAGCCGCCAACCGTTTCCCGATGCCCACGGATGTGGCCGGCCGCGATCCTGTGATGGTGGGTCGTGTGCGGGAAGACATCAGTGAGCCCAAGGCTCTTGAGTTCTGGCTTTGTGGGGATCAGATCCGCAAGGGGGCTGCTCTCAACGCCATCCAGATCGCCGAACTGCTGCTCCCCGCCTGA
- the dapA gene encoding 4-hydroxy-tetrahydrodipicolinate synthase, whose translation MSPAAELSPTPFGRLLTAMVTPFDADGAVDLALAGRLARHLVDEGSDGLVVCGTTGESPTLSWDEQVQLLEAVRQAVGPGVPVLAGTGSNCTQEAVKATREAAAAGADGALVVVPYYNKPPQEGLEAHFRAIAEAAPELPLMLYNIPGRTGCSMDPATVARLMNCSNVVSFKAASGTTEEVTALRLACGAKLAIYSGDDGLLLPMLSVGAVGVVSVASHLVGRRMRAMVEAYLGGQPAVALGHHEQLIPLFKALFATTNPIPVKAALELSGWPVGSPRCPLLPLDPAMRAALSDTLAALRPT comes from the coding sequence ATGAGCCCTGCTGCAGAACTCTCTCCCACCCCCTTTGGCCGTTTGCTTACGGCCATGGTCACTCCGTTTGATGCGGACGGCGCTGTGGATCTCGCCTTGGCCGGCCGCCTGGCCCGTCATCTAGTGGATGAGGGATCCGACGGGTTGGTGGTGTGCGGCACCACCGGTGAATCCCCCACACTCAGCTGGGATGAACAGGTCCAGTTGCTGGAAGCCGTGCGTCAAGCCGTCGGCCCCGGGGTGCCGGTGCTTGCCGGCACAGGCAGCAACTGCACGCAGGAAGCGGTGAAGGCCACCCGCGAGGCCGCCGCGGCCGGTGCCGATGGGGCCCTGGTGGTGGTGCCCTATTACAACAAGCCTCCCCAGGAGGGCCTGGAGGCTCATTTCCGGGCCATCGCTGAAGCAGCTCCCGAGCTTCCGCTGATGCTTTACAACATTCCCGGCCGAACGGGTTGCTCCATGGACCCGGCCACCGTGGCGCGCTTGATGAACTGCAGCAACGTTGTCAGTTTTAAGGCCGCCAGCGGCACCACCGAAGAAGTCACGGCTCTGCGTCTGGCCTGTGGAGCCAAGTTGGCGATCTACAGCGGTGACGACGGTTTGCTGTTGCCCATGTTGTCGGTGGGTGCCGTGGGAGTGGTGAGTGTGGCCAGTCATCTGGTGGGCCGCCGGATGCGCGCCATGGTGGAGGCCTACCTGGGTGGTCAGCCCGCTGTGGCACTCGGCCATCACGAACAACTGATCCCTCTGTTCAAGGCTCTGTTCGCCACCACCAATCCCATTCCGGTGAAAGCCGCGCTCGAGCTGAGCGGCTGGCCGGTGGGTTCTCCCCGTTGTCCTCTTCTTCCCCTCGATCCCGCGATGCGCGCTGCCCTCTCCGACACCCTCGCTGCCCTGCGTCCGACCTGA
- a CDS encoding sulfotransferase, whose translation MRLFFIVGAQKSGTTWLQRSLNSVAGVHCLGEGHFIDKLMLPFTATLREYNTLMELVAERVYEGQGYYDPIKDVEFRSVMRGWILQRMVNSTKVDHTTITAIGDKTPAHSFHIDSLRFLFPEARFIHMLRDGRDVTVSAFHHKERVLRKLGQNDPNADLNQEAAALLHKWAEFTRAVLKADANGHPIHTVRYEAMLADPTATLLACLQHIVPDHSWDQAMVQTAVDANSFRQKSGRDPGQASSTSFLRKGTAGSWREELDPAALSRFAPEDQTLLNQLGYSD comes from the coding sequence ATGCGACTGTTCTTCATCGTTGGAGCCCAGAAGTCCGGCACCACCTGGCTGCAGCGCAGTCTCAACAGTGTGGCAGGGGTGCATTGCCTCGGCGAAGGGCATTTCATCGACAAGTTGATGCTGCCGTTCACCGCCACCCTGCGGGAATACAACACCCTGATGGAGCTCGTCGCCGAGCGAGTTTACGAGGGTCAGGGCTATTACGACCCGATCAAAGATGTGGAATTTCGCAGCGTGATGCGCGGGTGGATCCTGCAGCGCATGGTGAACAGCACCAAGGTTGATCACACCACAATCACCGCCATCGGCGACAAAACCCCGGCCCACAGTTTTCATATCGACAGCCTCCGGTTTCTGTTTCCAGAAGCCCGCTTCATTCACATGCTGCGGGATGGACGGGATGTGACCGTTTCGGCCTTTCACCACAAAGAACGGGTGTTGCGCAAGCTGGGGCAGAACGATCCCAACGCAGATCTGAACCAGGAAGCCGCGGCCTTGCTGCACAAATGGGCTGAGTTCACCCGCGCTGTGCTCAAAGCAGACGCCAACGGCCACCCCATTCACACTGTGCGTTATGAAGCCATGCTGGCGGACCCCACCGCTACCCTGCTCGCCTGCCTGCAGCACATCGTTCCCGACCACAGCTGGGATCAGGCCATGGTGCAAACCGCTGTTGATGCCAACAGTTTTCGCCAAAAAAGCGGCCGCGATCCTGGCCAAGCCAGCAGCACGAGCTTTCTGCGCAAAGGAACCGCCGGTAGCTGGCGAGAAGAGCTGGATCCAGCGGCGCTGAGCCGGTTCGCACCAGAAGATCAAACACTGCTCAACCAACTGGGCTACAGCGACTGA